In the genome of Moorena sp. SIOASIH, the window CAAGGGCAACGATATCAATAGTTGAGCGTATTTCCTCAAAGTGACTAAACGCTAAGTGATGACCGCTGCGTTGCGATCGCCAACGTCCAATAGAACGTTCTATAAATTCAGTAAGATCCATCTGCTATGTGTAGTTTAATTTAAAAAAGTTAACAATTTTGTTTGCCTATAGCAGCTGAATGCTCGGCGGGGGTGGTGTTGTAGATTACGCAAACCTAGTAAATTAGAGCCTTTACCCGGATTCACACCTTCAGTTATACACCGTGGCTCCCATCCTTAAACATTAGTAATTGTAAACTTTTGTGACAGTTATGTGTGGAGACCATAACTACTATTAAATGACTATTTTTAAATAAATATTAATAGTTCAATCTCAACAGGATTTATAGCAGTTCTCATAGTAATGAGGTACACAGCATTTTTTTCCTACTCCCTACTCCCTACTCCCTACTCCCTACTCCCTACTCCCTACTCCCTACTCCCTACTCCCTACTCTCTAAAACCCAGAACGAAAGTATCTCACCCAGAAATGCTACGCTAATTATCAAGCTTTTTGTTCCACCCCAAAGCCCACTAGAACTACTTTGTCTAGGGGTTCGCTTTCTGGAGGACGCTGGTAATTGATAATTTTGCGGATTCTTAAGTTGGGATTGATCAGGGTAATGGAATCAACAGATACCACACGGGTATAGTAGGTGGTCATCAAAAGTTCTAGTTTATTGGTATCGAAGCGAAAATGAGCCACTTTAGGTTTAGCTTCTTCGTAGGCGCGATCGCGTAAATAATCTCCCTCTAGAATGATTGATTGTTCGACCTGAGGGACAAAAAGCATATTCAGTTGTTGGGATACCCGTTCACCTTTTTCAGAAACTGTCTGGAAACCAAGATGATAACCACACAGGTCATTGATATTAGGTAAGTCAGGTTGCTGATTATCCATCAACACCTTAGTTTTGAGGGGAGAAGACAGGGGTTCAATGGTGAATTCTGTAAGGGAGCGCTCTACATTTTGGTGAGTCATATCATGATAGGTACGTTGTGCAACCCAGGTTCCTACACAGCAATCAAAGAAGTATTTAAATTTGGATATAGACATGGTTTTTTTAATTTAAATAATTCCAAATTTTTAGTTAATTAAATAGTAAGCATTCAGCCTATGCGCTACGCGCACGCTACTTGAGGTGCGGTCAGCCGTCAGCCCTGAGCCATTACCGTAGCGTGAGCCTTGGCCCAAAGCTGATAGCTGATACGCGACACGCTGATAGCTGATACGCGACACGCTGATACGCGACACGCTGATACGCGACACGCTGATACGCGACACGCTGATACGCGACACGCTGATACGCGACACGCTGAATCCTTACATTAAATATCATTACTATCTCGTTTCAATTTTAGAGTTTATAGTTATTTTGCTGAGTTATTTTTTTAGCTAAAGTTTTTCAATTGATTAATTAAATGATCGAAATAGAGGGCTATTGTTTCCGGTTCAGATAATCGCTTTAAACTAGCTGCCTTTATCTGTTCTAATCCTGATACCATTGCGGGGATTGGGACTTGCATTTCTTTGTACAACAGGTTCATATAGTGCAGTCCTTCAGCACTAGTAAACTCGGTGCTACTGCCAGCAATTCCATAGGTAATACAGCGGAGGAAATGCCAAAAATCTCGCCAACAGGCTTCTGCTCGTGGGGCGGGATAAAGACCACCCCCTGGTTTTGTAATATCAGGATATTGAGCCAATACGGTTTCCCGCGCTTCGGAAACAATATCAGAAGCGTTATCCCGCAAAAATTTGGCTGTATTGATTAAGGGCTCGGTATCCGGTGAACAGGCTTTAATCTGGTGCAAGTCATTATCGGTAAGATAGCGACCGTGATCATCAGCTGTCTGGAAATGCTGGATAATCTCTGGGGGATAGGAGTCTTGCCAGTTGGCAAAGCTGACAATTCTGGCTTTGGTAATTAGTTCTTTGATATAGTCGCTTAATTGAGTCATCATGGTTGATTTTTGTTGAAGGTTAAAGGTTTAAGGTTGGTTGAAGGTTGAAGGTTGGTTGAAGGTTGAAGGTTGTTCGCGTAGCGTGGCCGAAAGGCCAAGGTTGTAAGGTTGAAGGTTGTTCGCGTAGCGTGGCCGAAAGGCCAAGGTTGACCTTACCATCTCATCAACGCAACGGTTAACAAAAACAATGAAGTGAACTAGCCCTAGCTTCCGGTAGCAGCTAAGGCTAGTTCACTTCAGAGCAGTATACTCAATTATGATAATCTTTGATTAAAGGTATTAAGAAATGTAAAAAAAGCTGGCTCTGTAGTGCTATGGACATCCGTCAAATCGAAATCTCTCTCAAAAGTCCAAATGCTCAGGATCGCCTCAGGGCACTTACTGCTTTGAGAGAGTATGGTTCAGATGTAGCTGTTCCCCTACTTACAAGTAAACTCAAAGACCCAGAGTTTTTAGTGCGCTCCTTTGTGGCCATGGGACTGGGGAATAAACGGAGTGACGAGTCCTATGCTGCGTTGTTAAATCTGATCCAATTTGATACAGATCCTAATGTAAGGGCAGAAGCTTCCAATTCCTTGTCTAAGTATGGAGACATGTCAATATCTCATCTGGTCACTACCTTTCAACAGGATGATCACTGGCTGGTGCGCCGTAGTATTCTTGCTGCTTTGGTGGAAATGTCTTGTCCAGAAGAACTCTATAGTATTTGTATTTGCGGCTTAGCAGGGGAAGACCCAACTGTCCGAGAAGCAGGAATTGATGCCCTAGGTTTACTGGCTGGTACTGTTAAGGAAACTGATGCATTGCAGCAAATTCTGGCTCTGAAAGATGCACAATGGTGGCGTATTCGGATGCATGTTGCCCGTGCCCTCAAACGATTTGATTCCCCCGATGCTAAAGCAGCATTGGGAGAACTGATGAAGGATGAAGACCATCGGGTGGTAGCTGCTGCTTTGGACAGTTCCCTCTAGAGGGTCGGTTTCGTGATCAGATTTAGGGAGTAGGGAGTAGGGAGTAGGGAGTAGGGAGTAGGGAGTAGGGAGTAGGGAGTAGGGAGTAGGGAGTAGGGAGTAGGGAGTAGCAAAGCAGCGCCTAGCTGTGGGGGTTCCCCCCATGATCGACTGCATCAAGAGAGGGTAAAAAAATTGAATGTACCTAATAATGCTGAAAAATCCTATTTAAAAATGACAAATAAAAATTTCATACCAAGTTGCGCTCAAACGTACAACTTTCTCTTCCCCCAATCTCCCCATCTCCCCATCTCCCCATCTCTCCATCTCCCTATCCAACCAATCTACTATCTTTGAATGCAACTCGGTATCACAAGGAGTGGGGCTCGTGATGAGTTCTGAAAATTGGTTGTATGCCATGCTTAATTAACAGCCGTATTATATGAATGGGATAATACAGGAAAGCCAGCACTCTAGGCAGGGAGAGTAATTCCCAATCGGCTTCGTTGGGCATCAGGGTAACAAGCAAAATGTTTTTTAGCCAATAGAGACAGTACATCACTTTGTCATGGAAACGCTCTCTGATTCTGAAGTAGAAGCGATGATTGTAAGATAAGAAAAAGACCCAAAACCCTTGTGGTTCTGAGAGCTTAGGGGCTTCTTCAAAGTCACGGAAAAGCTGTGAACGTACTTGGAGAGCGAGGGATTGGCATAGGGGTTGGGCTTGCAATTTATTTAAGACTATCTGTGGCAAAGTGACTCCCAGCAAATCCCTGACTAGGCAAAGGTCAAGCAAGAGCATGCGTTCACAACCCAGCTTTTGAGCCTCTGCCAGTACTCTGCGCCAATCTAACTGGGGATGAGTACGGATTAGTTCAGCAACATCGCATAACTGAGCCAGACGTACACTCCAGTGACAACAGTCTTTGCCCAATTGCACACAGAGAATTAATAGCATCTGTTCTGGCGAGATAGT includes:
- a CDS encoding phycobiliprotein lyase yields the protein MSISKFKYFFDCCVGTWVAQRTYHDMTHQNVERSLTEFTIEPLSSPLKTKVLMDNQQPDLPNINDLCGYHLGFQTVSEKGERVSQQLNMLFVPQVEQSIILEGDYLRDRAYEEAKPKVAHFRFDTNKLELLMTTYYTRVVSVDSITLINPNLRIRKIINYQRPPESEPLDKVVLVGFGVEQKA
- a CDS encoding phycobilisome protein, with the translated sequence MMTQLSDYIKELITKARIVSFANWQDSYPPEIIQHFQTADDHGRYLTDNDLHQIKACSPDTEPLINTAKFLRDNASDIVSEARETVLAQYPDITKPGGGLYPAPRAEACWRDFWHFLRCITYGIAGSSTEFTSAEGLHYMNLLYKEMQVPIPAMVSGLEQIKAASLKRLSEPETIALYFDHLINQLKNFS
- a CDS encoding HEAT repeat domain-containing protein; translated protein: MDIRQIEISLKSPNAQDRLRALTALREYGSDVAVPLLTSKLKDPEFLVRSFVAMGLGNKRSDESYAALLNLIQFDTDPNVRAEASNSLSKYGDMSISHLVTTFQQDDHWLVRRSILAALVEMSCPEELYSICICGLAGEDPTVREAGIDALGLLAGTVKETDALQQILALKDAQWWRIRMHVARALKRFDSPDAKAALGELMKDEDHRVVAAALDSSL